The following coding sequences lie in one Danio rerio strain Tuebingen ecotype United States chromosome 3, GRCz12tu, whole genome shotgun sequence genomic window:
- the wu:fb44c10 gene encoding uncharacterized protein wu:fb44c10 isoform X1 — MSDPEPCRIKPEDTEQQIDLIEENEASKEEEHHVKIEEKNHLQTCSILKPRDRTHFICTQCGTSCEGKGNLKIHMRIHTGEKPFTCTQCGKSFGRSSNLNQHMRSHTGEKPFTCTLCGKSFSHSSNLNKHMKIHPEEKPFRCTQCGKSFSQLSNLNKHTKIHTGEKPFTCTLCGKSFIFSSNLNKHMKTHTGENPLTCTQCGKSFSQSSNLNKHMKIHTGEKPYACTECGKSFIFLSNLNIHMKVHSGEKPFTCSQCGKSFSRSSNLNQHMKIHTEERPFTCTQCGKCFSHSSSVNRHMRIHTGEYSHQTQVKSLLKDSENMSDPEPCRIKPEDTEQQIDLIEKNVANKEEEHHVKVEEKNNLQTYSILKTRDKKHFTCTQCGKSCRGKDDLKIHTRIHTGEKPFTCTQCGKSFSVLSNLNKHKRIHTEEKPFTCSQCGKSFSQLSNLNRHMRMHTEEKPFTCSQCGKSFSQSSNLSQHMMIHTGEKPFRCTQCGKSFGQSSILNRHIKIHTGEKPFTCTQCGKSFICLSSLNKHMKIHTGERPFTCTQCGKSFCQLSQLTQHIKMHTGEKPFTCTHCGKSFIFPSSLTQHMRTHTGEKPFTCTQCWKSFSVSSNLYQHMKVHTGEKPFTCTHCGTSFIQLSQLNQHMKIHTGERPFTCTQCGKSYSRSFNLNKHMRLHTGEKPFTCT; from the exons atgagtgatccagaaccctgcagaattaaacctGAAGATACTGAACAACAAATAG acctaattgaagaaaATGAGgcgagtaaagaggaggaacatcatgtcaaaattgaggaaaaaaatcatTTACAGACTTGCAGTATTTTGAAACCAAGAGACAGGACTCATTTcatctgcactcagtgtggaacgAGTTGTGAAGGAAAAGgcaatcttaagattcacatgaggatccacactggagagaaaccattcacctgcactcagtgtgggaagagtttcggcCGATCAtccaaccttaatcaacacatgaggagccacactggggagaaaccattcacatgcactctgtgtgggaagagtttcagccattCATCAAACCTCAacaaacacatgaagatccatcctgaagagaaaccattcagatgcactcagtgtgggaagagcttcagcCAATtatcaaaccttaataaacacacaaagatccacactggagagaaaccattcacatgcactctgtgtggaaagagcttcatcttctcatcaaaccttaataaacacatgaagacccacactggagagaacccactgacatgcactcagtgtgggaagagcttcagccaatcatcaaaccttaataaacacatgaagatccacactggagagaaaccatacgcatgcactgagtgtgggaagagtttcatcttCTTATCAAACCTTAATATACACATGAAGGTCcactctggagagaaaccattcacgtgttctcagtgtgggaagagttttagtcGATCAtccaaccttaatcaacacatgaagatccacactgaagagagaccattcacgtgcactcagtgtgggaagtgtTTCAGCCATTCATCATCCgttaatcgacacatgaggatccacactgga GAATATTCCCATCAGACTCAAGTGAAGAGTTTACTGAAGGACAGCGAGaacatgagtgatccagaaccctgcagaattaaacctGAAGATACTGAACAACAAATAG acctaattgaaaaaaatgtggcgaataaagaggaggaacatcatgtcaaagttgaggaaaaaaataatttacagacTTACAGTATTTTGAAAACGAGAGACAAGAAacatttcacctgcactcagtgtgggaagagttgtAGAGGCAAAGATGATCTTAAGATTCACacaaggatccacactggagagaaaccattcacctgcactcagtgtgggaagagcttcagcGTCTTgtcaaaccttaataaacacaagAGGATCCACACcgaagagaaaccattcacatgttctcagtgtgggaagagctttaGCCAATTATCaaaccttaatcgacacatgaggatgcacactgaagagaaaccattcacctgctctcagtgtgggaagagcttcagccaatcatcaaaccttagtcaacacatgatgattcacactggagagaaaccatttagatgcactcaatgtggaaagagtttcggCCAATCATCAATCCTTAATAGACACATAAAgatacacactggagagaaaccattcacatgcactcagtgtgggaagagcttcatTTGCTTATCAAgtcttaataaacacatgaagatccacaccggagagagaccattcacatgcactcagtgtgggaagagtttttgcCAGTTATCACAACTTACTCAACACATAAAGATGCACACTGgtgagaaaccattcacatgcactcactgtgggaagagtttcatcttCCCATCAAGCTTGACTCAACACATGAGGACGCACACTGgtgagaaaccattcacatgcactcagtgttggAAGAGCTTCAGCGTCTCGTCAAACCTTTATCAACACATGAaggtccacactggagagaaaccattcacatgcactcactgTGGGACGAGTTTCATCCAGTTATCACaacttaatcaacacatgaagatccacaccggagagagaccattcacatgcactcagtgtgggaagagttacaGTCGATCATTCaatcttaataaacacatgaggctccacactggagagaaaccattcacatgcacttag
- the wu:fb44c10 gene encoding uncharacterized protein wu:fb44c10 isoform X8 has translation MSDPEPCRIKPEDTEQQIDLIEKNVANKEEEHHVKVEEKNNLQTYSILKTRDKKHFTCTQCGKSCRGKDDLKIHTRIHTGEKPFTCTQCGKSFSVLSNLNKHKRIHTEEKPFTCSQCGKSFSQLSNLNRHMRMHTEEKPFTCSQCGKSFSQSSNLSQHMMIHTGEKPFRCTQCGKSFGQSSILNRHIKIHTGEKPFTCTQCGKSFICLSSLNKHMKIHTGERPFTCTQCGKSFCQLSQLTQHIKMHTGEKPFTCTHCGKSFIFPSSLTQHMRTHTGEKPFTCTQCWKSFSVSSNLYQHMKVHTGEKPFTCTHCGTSFIQLSQLNQHMKIHTGERPFTCTQCGKSYSRSFNLNKHMRLHTGEKPFTCT, from the exons atgagtgatccagaaccctgcagaattaaacctGAAGATACTGAACAACAAATAG acctaattgaaaaaaatgtggcgaataaagaggaggaacatcatgtcaaagttgaggaaaaaaataatttacagacTTACAGTATTTTGAAAACGAGAGACAAGAAacatttcacctgcactcagtgtgggaagagttgtAGAGGCAAAGATGATCTTAAGATTCACacaaggatccacactggagagaaaccattcacctgcactcagtgtgggaagagcttcagcGTCTTgtcaaaccttaataaacacaagAGGATCCACACcgaagagaaaccattcacatgttctcagtgtgggaagagctttaGCCAATTATCaaaccttaatcgacacatgaggatgcacactgaagagaaaccattcacctgctctcagtgtgggaagagcttcagccaatcatcaaaccttagtcaacacatgatgattcacactggagagaaaccatttagatgcactcaatgtggaaagagtttcggCCAATCATCAATCCTTAATAGACACATAAAgatacacactggagagaaaccattcacatgcactcagtgtgggaagagcttcatTTGCTTATCAAgtcttaataaacacatgaagatccacaccggagagagaccattcacatgcactcagtgtgggaagagtttttgcCAGTTATCACAACTTACTCAACACATAAAGATGCACACTGgtgagaaaccattcacatgcactcactgtgggaagagtttcatcttCCCATCAAGCTTGACTCAACACATGAGGACGCACACTGgtgagaaaccattcacatgcactcagtgttggAAGAGCTTCAGCGTCTCGTCAAACCTTTATCAACACATGAaggtccacactggagagaaaccattcacatgcactcactgTGGGACGAGTTTCATCCAGTTATCACaacttaatcaacacatgaagatccacaccggagagagaccattcacatgcactcagtgtgggaagagttacaGTCGATCATTCaatcttaataaacacatgaggctccacactggagagaaaccattcacatgcacttag
- the wu:fb44c10 gene encoding uncharacterized protein wu:fb44c10 isoform X7 — MQEYSHQTQVKSLLKDSENMSDPEPCRIKPEDTEQQIDLIEKNVANKEEEHHVKVEEKNNLQTYSILKTRDKKHFTCTQCGKSCRGKDDLKIHTRIHTGEKPFTCTQCGKSFSVLSNLNKHKRIHTEEKPFTCSQCGKSFSQLSNLNRHMRMHTEEKPFTCSQCGKSFSQSSNLSQHMMIHTGEKPFRCTQCGKSFGQSSILNRHIKIHTGEKPFTCTQCGKSFICLSSLNKHMKIHTGERPFTCTQCGKSFCQLSQLTQHIKMHTGEKPFTCTHCGKSFIFPSSLTQHMRTHTGEKPFTCTQCWKSFSVSSNLYQHMKVHTGEKPFTCTHCGTSFIQLSQLNQHMKIHTGERPFTCTQCGKSYSRSFNLNKHMRLHTGEKPFTCT, encoded by the exons ATGCAGGAATATTCCCATCAGACTCAAGTGAAGAGTTTACTGAAGGACAGCGAGaacatgagtgatccagaaccctgcagaattaaacctGAAGATACTGAACAACAAATAG acctaattgaaaaaaatgtggcgaataaagaggaggaacatcatgtcaaagttgaggaaaaaaataatttacagacTTACAGTATTTTGAAAACGAGAGACAAGAAacatttcacctgcactcagtgtgggaagagttgtAGAGGCAAAGATGATCTTAAGATTCACacaaggatccacactggagagaaaccattcacctgcactcagtgtgggaagagcttcagcGTCTTgtcaaaccttaataaacacaagAGGATCCACACcgaagagaaaccattcacatgttctcagtgtgggaagagctttaGCCAATTATCaaaccttaatcgacacatgaggatgcacactgaagagaaaccattcacctgctctcagtgtgggaagagcttcagccaatcatcaaaccttagtcaacacatgatgattcacactggagagaaaccatttagatgcactcaatgtggaaagagtttcggCCAATCATCAATCCTTAATAGACACATAAAgatacacactggagagaaaccattcacatgcactcagtgtgggaagagcttcatTTGCTTATCAAgtcttaataaacacatgaagatccacaccggagagagaccattcacatgcactcagtgtgggaagagtttttgcCAGTTATCACAACTTACTCAACACATAAAGATGCACACTGgtgagaaaccattcacatgcactcactgtgggaagagtttcatcttCCCATCAAGCTTGACTCAACACATGAGGACGCACACTGgtgagaaaccattcacatgcactcagtgttggAAGAGCTTCAGCGTCTCGTCAAACCTTTATCAACACATGAaggtccacactggagagaaaccattcacatgcactcactgTGGGACGAGTTTCATCCAGTTATCACaacttaatcaacacatgaagatccacaccggagagagaccattcacatgcactcagtgtgggaagagttacaGTCGATCATTCaatcttaataaacacatgaggctccacactggagagaaaccattcacatgcacttag